TCGGACGTTCCCGAGATGCTCGACCTCACGGCCCGGACCGAGCCCGGGCCCTTCCTCCAGGAGACGATTCGCATCGGTCGCTACTGGGGGCACCGACGCGACGGGAAGCTGGTCGCCATGGCCGGGGAGCGCATGCGCGCCGGGGGATTCGTCGAAGTCTCCGCGGTCTGCGTGGATCCGTCGGCGCAGCGCAGAGGGCTCGGTGCCGCTGCGACGCTCTTCGTGGCCGAGCAGATTCGCGCGTCCGGGGGCGTGCCCATGCTGCACGTTCGGGAGGGCAACGATGCGGCGGTCTCGCTCTACGCGCGTCTCGGCTTCCGCCTTCGTACCGAGTGCCTCGTCTACGTGCTGGCGCCGCCGGGATGGGAGGCGCCCGAGTCGATGGCCGCGGCAGACGCATGAGCACGGATTCGAACGCAGGACGTCGCGTTCTCGTGACGGGAGGCAGCTCGGGGATCGGACGCGCGCTCTGTCGGCAGCTCGCCGTCGACGAAGGCTGCGACGTCCTGCTCGGCGCGCGGGATCGAGCTCGCGGCGAGGAGGTGGTCGCCTCGATCCGATCGGAGCTGCGGGGGGCCGATGCCGCACGTGTGGAGCTCGTCGTCGTGGACGTCACCAGCGACCAGAGCGTCGCCCGCGCGGTCTCGACGATCTCCGAGCCGGTCTATGCGCTGGTGAACAACGCGGGAACGGGGCTGGCCCACGGCGTCTCGCCCTCGGTCGTCGTGGAGACGAATCTCTACGGCCCGAAGCGGATGGTGGAGGCGATGCTGGGTGCGGGCCTGATCTCCGACCGGATCGTCAACGTCGGATCGGGGTCGGGGCCGGGCTACGTGCGCCGCTGCCCGAGCGAGGTCCAGCCCGCGCTCTGCACCCTTCCGGCGGACTGGGCCGCGATCGAGGCGCTGCTCGAGCCCTCGCCGGACGGGCGTTCGGGCTTCGGCTCGGAGGCGGATGCGAACGGAGGCTATGGGATCTCGAAGGCGCTGCTCTCCCTCTACTCGCTTCTGCTGGCTCGGGCGCATCCGGACCTGGTCGTGAGCTGCTGCAGTCCCGGCTGGATCCGCACGCGGATCGTCGGTCACGAGGGCCCCTCGAAGGGCCCCGAAGAGGGAACCGCCGCGATCAAGCAATGCCTCTTCGGCTCACTCGAAGCGAGCGGCTGGTACTACGGGAGCGACGGCCTCCGCAGCCCCTACCACTACATGCGGAACCCGGGCGAGCCCGAGTGGGACGGCAACGGACCGGGCGCCTAGCTCGCGGCGGCTGCCATCGCGGCGCGCAGCTGCGCCGCCTGCTCGGCGTCTCGCTTCTCGATCCCGGCGATCAGCGCCTCGTCGACACCGAGCTCCTCGAGGATCTCCCGCGTGTGGGCGCCGATGAAGGCGGCGTGGCGTTCCGGGAACGCGTCGATCGGCGTCTGCCCCTCGAACTGCGCAGGCGGGCGCGGCAGGCGCATCCGCCCGATCTGCGGATGCTCGACCTCGACGAGGCTTCGCTGCTGGATCACCTGTTCGTCGTCGTGCACGGTGTCGAGGGTGTTCACGCGGGCGACCGGGACGCCGAACGAATCGAGCATGTCGCAGACTTCTTGGCAGGTCACGTCGGCGAACATCTCTTCCATGGCGGCGATGAACGCTTCGCGGTGCTCGATCCGGCTGGCGAGGTCGGCGAAGCGGGGGTCGAGGTGGGCCTCGGACCCGCGCCAGACCGAGACCAGCTGGAACGAGTCGTCCTGGATCAGGATGATCGAGACGTAGCCATCCTTGGTCTGCAGGACGTGGAAGTAGTCGGCGAGCTCGCCCACGTAGCTCGCGCCTTCGCCCTGCAGCGTGCGTGA
Above is a genomic segment from bacterium containing:
- a CDS encoding GNAT family N-acetyltransferase, with translation MREDVLDNFVWQAIRADQSTLAEIGPAGKAGRFRREVSPFCGLADESVETWADLAQVLGRDDVAILMGPRLAKHPDGWACLLEEVATQWVSDELIPSTSDCEFLRLGPSDVPEMLDLTARTEPGPFLQETIRIGRYWGHRRDGKLVAMAGERMRAGGFVEVSAVCVDPSAQRRGLGAAATLFVAEQIRASGGVPMLHVREGNDAAVSLYARLGFRLRTECLVYVLAPPGWEAPESMAAADA
- a CDS encoding SDR family NAD(P)-dependent oxidoreductase translates to MSTDSNAGRRVLVTGGSSGIGRALCRQLAVDEGCDVLLGARDRARGEEVVASIRSELRGADAARVELVVVDVTSDQSVARAVSTISEPVYALVNNAGTGLAHGVSPSVVVETNLYGPKRMVEAMLGAGLISDRIVNVGSGSGPGYVRRCPSEVQPALCTLPADWAAIEALLEPSPDGRSGFGSEADANGGYGISKALLSLYSLLLARAHPDLVVSCCSPGWIRTRIVGHEGPSKGPEEGTAAIKQCLFGSLEASGWYYGSDGLRSPYHYMRNPGEPEWDGNGPGA